A window from Sporichthya brevicatena encodes these proteins:
- a CDS encoding ABC transporter ATP-binding protein translates to MAGQDVVDGLAVREVSVRYGGHLAVDRISLDAPKGRITGLIGPNGAGKTTTFNACTGLLRPTSGTVHLFGEDVTGSTPHHRAQKGLGRTFQRMELFDSLTVRDNVSLGREAGLAGSKPWRHILGRRSDAGVVAAAVDEAIEACGITNLIDRRPADLSTGQRRLVELARCMAGGFQVMLLDEPSSGLDKTETKRFGEILRSLVADRGVGILIVEHDMSLVMSTCDYIHVLDFGKPIFEGTAREVGTSDLVRAAYLGSEAVEESLDVNFDPAEV, encoded by the coding sequence GTGGCTGGTCAGGACGTCGTCGACGGTCTTGCGGTGCGTGAGGTGTCGGTCCGCTACGGCGGTCACCTGGCGGTGGACCGGATCAGCCTGGACGCCCCGAAGGGCCGGATCACGGGCCTGATCGGACCGAACGGTGCCGGCAAGACGACGACCTTCAACGCCTGCACCGGCCTGCTCCGGCCGACCTCGGGAACCGTCCATCTCTTCGGGGAGGACGTCACCGGTTCGACCCCGCACCACCGCGCGCAGAAGGGCCTGGGGCGCACGTTCCAGCGGATGGAACTGTTCGACTCGCTCACGGTGCGGGACAACGTCTCGCTCGGCCGGGAGGCCGGGCTCGCCGGGTCGAAGCCGTGGCGGCACATCCTGGGTCGGCGCTCGGACGCCGGTGTCGTCGCCGCCGCCGTCGACGAGGCGATCGAGGCGTGCGGCATCACGAACCTGATCGACCGTCGGCCCGCGGACCTGTCGACCGGTCAGCGGCGTCTGGTCGAACTCGCCCGCTGCATGGCCGGCGGCTTCCAGGTCATGCTGCTCGACGAGCCGTCCTCCGGCCTGGACAAGACCGAGACCAAGCGGTTCGGCGAAATCCTGCGCTCGCTGGTCGCCGATCGCGGGGTGGGGATCCTGATCGTCGAGCACGACATGTCGCTGGTCATGTCCACCTGCGACTACATCCACGTCCTGGACTTCGGCAAACCGATCTTCGAGGGAACGGCCCGGGAGGTCGGAACCTCGGACCTGGTCCGGGCGGCGTATCTCGGCAGTGAGGCCGTCGAGGAGTCCCTCGACGTCAACTTCGACCCGGCGGAGGTCTGA